In Thermovirga sp., the sequence CAGTGACCTCAAAACCCTGCTTGTCGAGCCAGCCGAAGGCGTCCATCACGGCATGGTGTTCGATGGCGGTGGTTATAACGTGGCGCCCCTTGTCCTTCCTCATGGAAGTGGCGCCCTTGATGGCGAGGTTATCGGCCTCGCTCCCCCCGCCGGTGAATATCACCTCGGAGGCGTCGGCCCCGATAAGGGCAGCGACCTTCCCCCTGGCCTCACTGACGGCCTTCCGCGCCCCTCTCCCCCAGGCGTGAAGGCTGTTAGGGTTACCGTACTCCTCCGAAAAATAGGGGAGCATAGCTTCGAGGACATCGCGATCGACGGCCGTCGTGGCCGAATGATCCATGTAGACCTGTCTTTCTGTCATCGAAATCGCCTCGAATCTATTTTTTATTAGGCCAACCTAATTTACGCACAAAGGATACATCCCTTTTTGCCAAAGGTCAATACCTTTACGCGTTCTGGTTTCCTGATGTGAGTTTTTTGTTCTATCAGCCGCAATAGACCTCGTGGACCATCATGAGGCAGGCACCCTTCACCACCTCGAAACCTTCGGCCCTTAACACGGTTTCGGCCTCGTCGTTCTCGGCCCCGGGCTGCATCCACACGACGGGCTTGTAGTCCAGTTTCCCCAGGTCGTCCAGCACGGGCTGCTGCCGCTCGGGCGATACGAAAAGAGCCAGGATA encodes:
- a CDS encoding aminotransferase class V-fold PLP-dependent enzyme, with the protein product MTERQVYMDHSATTAVDRDVLEAMLPYFSEEYGNPNSLHAWGRGARKAVSEARGKVAALIGADASEVIFTGGGSEADNLAIKGATSMRKDKGRHVITTAIEHHAVMDAFGWLDKQGFEVT